From a single Bryobacter aggregatus MPL3 genomic region:
- a CDS encoding DUF4412 domain-containing protein, protein MKKIAIASLALSLCSVAYADFRYLSTIKSGPGSGNVTKHLIKGNKMKLDAGSIITITDLDAQTTTTIRPAEKTYRVVPLSQAAATLEKTGTDIKVDVKETGQKKKIGAYDCRQVILNMTLTGQVPMNMEMEMWVSSEIPGANELKAIGMKIAERSAAASGNANMQKAMLEVQRQSAKINGVPVLTILRMKSGDDEKSKQMQAQMQAARAQLEAMKKQGGAGAAALEKALAGMGPAGSKYLMEMTTESSEFSTAAVAASEFAVPVGFTKVDK, encoded by the coding sequence GTGAAGAAAATTGCAATTGCCAGCTTGGCCCTCAGCCTATGCTCTGTGGCGTACGCCGACTTTCGCTACCTGTCGACGATCAAAAGCGGTCCGGGCAGCGGTAACGTGACCAAGCACCTGATCAAGGGCAACAAAATGAAGCTCGATGCGGGCTCGATCATCACGATCACCGATCTCGATGCGCAAACCACCACGACCATCCGGCCCGCCGAGAAGACCTATCGCGTTGTGCCGCTGTCGCAGGCTGCCGCCACGCTTGAGAAGACTGGCACGGACATCAAAGTGGATGTAAAAGAGACTGGCCAGAAAAAGAAGATCGGGGCCTACGATTGCCGGCAAGTGATTCTGAATATGACCCTCACCGGGCAGGTTCCGATGAACATGGAGATGGAGATGTGGGTTTCTTCGGAGATCCCTGGCGCCAATGAGTTGAAGGCCATTGGAATGAAGATTGCGGAACGTAGCGCCGCGGCGAGCGGTAACGCGAATATGCAGAAGGCGATGCTCGAAGTGCAGCGCCAGTCGGCAAAGATCAACGGTGTGCCTGTACTCACGATCCTGCGGATGAAGTCGGGTGACGATGAGAAGTCAAAACAAATGCAAGCCCAGATGCAGGCGGCGCGAGCGCAACTGGAAGCGATGAAGAAACAGGGCGGAGCCGGCGCGGCTGCGCTCGAAAAAGCTCTGGCTGGGATGGGGCCGGCCGGGAGCAAGTACTTGATGGAAATGACGACGGAATCGAGCGAGTTTTCGACAGCGGCGGTGGCTGCCAGTGAATTCGCAGTGCCTGTGGGCTTCACAAAGGTGGACAAATAG
- a CDS encoding MFS transporter, translating to MRHRVIAMTVLLAGVTYLDRIAIGVLAPQIRKDLGLSMQQMSMVFFVFSVAYGVFEVPTAAWADRIGARSVVTRIVLWWSLFTIATAGAWNYISMLVIRFLFGAGEAGAWPSVGRVYSRWIPARERGKTQGVFFAGAHLAGAITPGIVYWLLRYMEWRMVFVVFGILGMLWALSWWLWFRDEPRDKAGTSPEEVKLIESGRGLAVNAHGNWKVVFKNPSVIWLCVSHFANTYGTFFVMTWMPTYLKEGRGMSTEHVVIFAGLPMLFAVPADLAGGWTTDYVTRRLGLSWGRAGVAGASYFTAMLAMFFGAAAPDPHISGVLLALAYGLSMFSLGAAFSFCIDIGKENSAVMTATMNTAGQVGGALSPVVLAWVVQNTGNWTLPLYIMSGLYLCAVMAWWMIGRQVRDTVIDGQH from the coding sequence ATGCGTCATCGCGTCATTGCGATGACCGTTCTCCTCGCAGGCGTTACCTATCTGGATCGCATTGCTATCGGTGTACTAGCCCCTCAGATTCGTAAGGATCTTGGGCTTTCGATGCAACAGATGAGCATGGTGTTTTTCGTGTTTTCCGTTGCTTATGGTGTCTTTGAAGTTCCTACTGCCGCCTGGGCCGATCGGATCGGCGCACGCAGCGTGGTCACTCGGATCGTTCTCTGGTGGAGTCTCTTCACCATTGCGACTGCCGGCGCCTGGAACTATATCTCGATGTTGGTGATTCGCTTCCTCTTTGGTGCGGGCGAAGCAGGCGCTTGGCCGAGCGTCGGACGTGTCTACTCACGTTGGATCCCGGCACGAGAACGTGGCAAAACTCAGGGCGTCTTCTTTGCTGGCGCGCATCTGGCCGGAGCAATCACGCCCGGCATCGTCTACTGGCTGTTGCGCTATATGGAATGGCGCATGGTGTTTGTCGTATTCGGCATCCTCGGCATGTTGTGGGCTTTGTCCTGGTGGCTCTGGTTCCGTGACGAGCCACGCGATAAAGCGGGCACGAGTCCAGAGGAAGTAAAGTTGATCGAATCCGGTCGCGGCCTTGCCGTGAACGCCCATGGCAACTGGAAGGTCGTCTTCAAGAACCCCAGTGTGATCTGGCTGTGCGTCAGCCATTTCGCAAATACCTATGGGACCTTCTTCGTCATGACCTGGATGCCCACCTACCTCAAGGAAGGCCGGGGCATGTCCACGGAGCATGTTGTCATCTTTGCCGGCCTCCCCATGTTGTTTGCCGTGCCGGCTGACCTCGCAGGTGGCTGGACAACCGATTACGTGACGCGCCGCCTTGGCCTCTCCTGGGGCCGAGCCGGAGTTGCGGGCGCTTCTTACTTCACTGCGATGCTCGCGATGTTCTTCGGCGCTGCTGCTCCAGACCCGCACATTTCGGGTGTCCTGCTCGCCCTTGCCTACGGCTTGAGCATGTTCAGCCTGGGCGCTGCCTTCTCCTTCTGTATTGATATCGGCAAGGAAAATTCGGCGGTGATGACGGCGACGATGAATACCGCGGGCCAAGTGGGCGGTGCGCTCAGTCCTGTGGTGCTGGCCTGGGTTGTCCAGAACACCGGCAACTGGACCCTGCCTCTGTACATCATGTCCGGGCTGTACCTGTGCGCTGTGATGGCCTGGTGGATGATCGGCCGGCAGGTACGAGATACTGTCATCGATGGCCAACATTGA